DNA from Rubripirellula lacrimiformis:
CGACCGACCATCCTCGGTCACCATGCCGGCAGCCCCCGGCATGGGAACGGACCAGTCCCAACGAGAGCCAAAGAGCCAAGGCGCAACTAGGCTTGGCCGGAATCCAAACCGACATCGACTTGCAGACCGTCGTAGGCCAAATCGATTCCATCGGGCAACTCGGACGTGGTTGGTCCGTAGTCCAGGTCGTGGCTAACGTGGGTCAGCCACGTTTGTTTTGCACCGACTTGCCGTGCCACCTCGACCGCTTGATCCACACTAAAGTGAGTGGGATGAGGTTGATGGCGAAGGGCACCGACCACAAAAGTTTTGACGCCGGCGAGCCTGGCCATCGATTCCGGTGGAATGTCGTTCGTGTCGGTGCAATACGCGAAATCGCCGATACGAAACCCCAGCACATCAAAGTGAGGCCCATGCTTCAATCGGATTGGCATGATCGATGCCCCGAATAGTGGGATCGGTTGGTAGGGGCTGATCTCGCGACATTCCAGCTGTGGTCGGGACCCGGGATGGGTTTGGGCGCGAGTCGAAAAGGCGTAGTCAAACGAATGCTTGATCCGCTGTTCGACTTTGGGTTCGCAGTACAGCGGGACTGGCCCGCCCAAACGAAACGGAAACAATCGCAGGTCATCCAAGCCGAACAGATGGTCCGCATGCTCGTGCGTGTACAGCACAGCATGGACCAAAGGGATTTTCTCTCTCAGCAATTGGAATCGCAGATCGGGCGGGGTATCGACCAGCAGTGTGCGAGTCGGTTCGTCGTGATCCACAGCGAGTCCGTGCCAGCCCAGTTCGATCGTGATCGCACATCGGGTCCGCTGGTTGCGAGGATCGTCGCTTTGACAAACTTCGCATTGGCATCCGATCACCGGCACACCGACGCTGGTCCCAGTTCCCAAAAAGGTCACTTTGGCATGGGTGGGGGGGGTGCTGGTCGGGTCAGGATTATTGGTCATTGCACCCGGAATGGAATTGAGCAAAGGAAAGCCCCTTGGCTAGGGGCTGATGATTCTGCGATACTCTGCAGCTTGAAAACAGGACCCTGAACGATTCCACCGTCATTTGAAGGCCTGATCACCCGGTAGAACGGTGCCGAATGGTGATTTTGCCCCCCCGAAATGCTGTCGCCCGCGGTTGACGCGTTCTGGCGACTCTCGATCCCTATCAAATACGAAAGAATCTTCATGAAGATGATCAAAAACTTCTCGCCCGGCTCGCTGGGCATCAACGGCCGTCAAACCGAACTTTTGGAATTGGCCCTGACGTATGCCTTCAATGGCATCGACATCGACATGCACGAAATGCTTCGTCGCAGCCAACGTACCGACGTTGCTGACGCAGCGAAGTACTTGGAAGCCGCACGCAAGGCATTCAAGATCCGCATCGGCGGCTTTGACTTGGGCATCAATCTGGACGCCGACGAAGAAACCTTCACCGCCCAGGTCGCCACCCTGCACCCGCTGGCCGAATTGGCCAAAGAATTGGGCATCACGCGAGCATACGTTCGCGTTCCAGCCGCGACCGATCGATTGCCCTACCACGAGTACTTCGACGTCCAAACCGCTCGCCTGAAGCAAATCGCCGACCTGTTGGCCGTTCGCGAAATCAAATTGGGCATCGGTTTCGCCGCTGGCAAGGAATTGGAAGAAGGCAAAGAATTCCCATTCATCCGCAACGTCGAAGGTTTCATCGCATTGGTCAAAGCCGTTGGATCGACCAACGTTGGCTTCTACATCGACACCTGGGACTGGGTCGTCGGCGACGGAGCAATGGACCAACTGAGCGAATTGACCGCTGACGAAATCGTTGCCGTCCGTTTGTGCTCGCTGCGTCCCGAAAGCGATCCTGCAACCGCAAAGTCGAACGAACGTGTGGTGCCGACCCAAGAAGGTCTGCTGGATCACGTCAAAGTCATCACTCACTTGGTCGAAATCGGATTCACCGGCCCCGTCAGTCCAGGCGCTTCGGGAGCCAGCTACAAAGGCCAGACTCGTGAAAGCATCGTGCAACGCGGACAAGTCGCGTTGGACGAAATCTTCACCGCTGCTGGCTTGACCGTCGCTCCATTGCCCAAGGATCTGATCGAAGACATTCCTTACGAGCCAAATCCAATCGGCTAAGAATTCAGACGACTGAAATCTAGCTAAGAAATTGCGAATCTACGAAAACGGCTCGGTCGCCTACGATCGAGCCGTTTTTTCGTGCCCGGCCATTGTCACCGTGGACCAAGGTCCACGGCAGAAGGCTGTCGCCACTACGTGGCTGTCAGGTCGTGGGCTTCGCCAGAAGCCCTTTCCAGCTGGGAACTGCTGGCGAATCCCACTACCACGGTTCGAAGTCCCAGAGGGACGGCAGCCTCAGTGCCGGTGGTCTTGACCACCGGTTGATTCGTGGCTGTCAGGTCGTGGGCTTCGCCAGAAGTCCTTTCCAGCGGGGAACTGCTGGCGAATCCCACTACCACGGTTCGAAGTCCCAGAGGGACGGCAGCCTTAGTGCCGGTGGTCTTGACCACCGGTTGGTTTGCGGCGTCTTAGTTGCTGAGCCCCAGCGCGCGACGAATCCGGGTTGCTACGATCGGATCGGATTCTTCGGACATCAAGGTCTGCAGATGACTTCGGGCTGCGGCGTCGTTCATTGTTCCGATCACCGATACAACTCGCATTCGGACATCGCGGTGCTCATCGCGGCTCATCATCCACAGCCAAGGTCGCGGATCGATCGATGGTTCACGGGCGATCAGGTCGACCAGATCCAATCGAGTTGGCAGATCGGCGGTCGCGATTCGCGTGGCCAACTGAAGATCTTGCTGCGTGTAACCACGGGAAAGCAGTTCTAGCTTGGCCTGTTCGCGAAGAGGTTCCTGTTGGCTGGACAGCCAATGGATCACCGACACGTCGTCATAGGCTTGCATCGCCGAGTCCACCAACGTGGCTTGGGCGACGGGCATTTGCTCGGGCTGTGGCGTCACCGAGTAGGCGGTTTCGCGGGACACGACCGGCTTTTCGACCATCGTCTGATTGGGCGATTGAACTTCCCGCAATAGCACCACTTCGTCGGGCTGGACGGGCTGCAGACGCATCGCGGCCGACTTGTAGATCGACGGCA
Protein-coding regions in this window:
- a CDS encoding MBL fold metallo-hydrolase gives rise to the protein MTNNPDPTSTPPTHAKVTFLGTGTSVGVPVIGCQCEVCQSDDPRNQRTRCAITIELGWHGLAVDHDEPTRTLLVDTPPDLRFQLLREKIPLVHAVLYTHEHADHLFGLDDLRLFPFRLGGPVPLYCEPKVEQRIKHSFDYAFSTRAQTHPGSRPQLECREISPYQPIPLFGASIMPIRLKHGPHFDVLGFRIGDFAYCTDTNDIPPESMARLAGVKTFVVGALRHQPHPTHFSVDQAVEVARQVGAKQTWLTHVSHDLDYGPTTSELPDGIDLAYDGLQVDVGLDSGQA
- a CDS encoding sugar phosphate isomerase/epimerase family protein, with protein sequence MKMIKNFSPGSLGINGRQTELLELALTYAFNGIDIDMHEMLRRSQRTDVADAAKYLEAARKAFKIRIGGFDLGINLDADEETFTAQVATLHPLAELAKELGITRAYVRVPAATDRLPYHEYFDVQTARLKQIADLLAVREIKLGIGFAAGKELEEGKEFPFIRNVEGFIALVKAVGSTNVGFYIDTWDWVVGDGAMDQLSELTADEIVAVRLCSLRPESDPATAKSNERVVPTQEGLLDHVKVITHLVEIGFTGPVSPGASGASYKGQTRESIVQRGQVALDEIFTAAGLTVAPLPKDLIEDIPYEPNPIG